The Vibrio toranzoniae sequence AAACTCAAGCCAACTTCCGCTGCTGCGATTGCATTTGGAGGACTGCCGACCAAAGTTGCAATACCACCAATGGATGCGCAGTAGGCGATACCCAACAGAACAAACACGTAGGTGTTGCGGTCTTCGCTTTGGTCAACTTTATTCATGATGCCAAGAACAAGGGGAAGCATCATTGCAGTGGTGGCTGTGTTTGAGATCCACATCGATAACCCAGCGCTCACGCCAAATAACATGAAGACGGCGACTGACATTTTCCCCTTTGCTATTAGAAGTACCTTGTCAGCAATCGCTTTATCTAGTTCTTGTTTATTGAGTGCCGCCGCAAGAGCAAACCCACCCATAAACAGAAAGATGATCGGGTTGGAAAAGTTAGACAATGCAGCGGATGTGTTAAAAACACCAAACAAGATAGCCAAGAGTGGAATAAGCAAAGCGGTGATGCTGACGTGGATAGCTTCGGTTAACCATAAAATAGCGACAAATACGAGAATACTTAGGCCTGTATTCACTTGAGCTTCGAAAGGCAAGGTGTTGAGCAATAGTGCAAATAGCGAGAAATTACCAATTAAGATCATGCTGTTGCGTGTAAACAGCCAGTGTTTCAGTGTAGTAACAAGTGCCGTCATAAGGCGCTCCTTTTGTTTATCCTCGTTTTATTGGTGCACCTGACCCAAAGAGCGATGCTTCTTATTTTTTCGAGGTATATAGTTTTCGAATTATCTTGTTTCAAGCTATACAGTGCTAATGCATTGACTTGATGTAGGGGTGAGCTTTGTTGGGATAATGTTACTTAAGTTAATAAAGGAGTGTTGGTGTGTTTTTGTGTAACAGTGGGGAAGTGTGAGGTAACAAATTAAAAATGTGTAGTTTTCTACACATCAGTCTCTGCTGGTCCTGCAATAGGCAGAGTGATAGGTGATGATTCTTGTTTTGGGTTTAGTTGAATTGGCTCTTTCGGGCCAAGAAATTTAGGTGTGGTCCCAATAATGTATAGGTCAAGAAACGCTTTGGTGCGGGCAAACACTTCACGTAAGCGTATGGTCATTCCCGAGTGATGAGTTGGTCCAGAAACCGCTAAACACTTTGCGTGTATATCATAAGAATTAGCGATAAATAGCGCTCTTTCACAGTGAAACTTTTGAGTGATGATCAGGAAGTTATCTGTGTCGAATATTTTTTTTGCACGAACAATTGAGTCTAATGTCCTAAATCCAGCGTAATCTAGATTGATTCGTTCATCAGGAACACCTGCTTTCAATAAGTCTCGTTTCATCGTCCAAGGTTCATTGTAAGAACGGTGAGCGTTATCGCCACTCAGTAAAAATTGATTCACCTTTTCACGATTGAACAACTCGATAGCGGCTTCAATTCGGTATTTATAATAATCGTTGAGCGTTCGACCTAAATATTTGCTGGTGCCGAGGACAACCGCAACTTCGCGCTCAGGTACTTCATCGATATCGTAGATGATGCGATCTTCTGCTTGCCATGAAACCCAATAATCGATAGCAATAATTGCAGCGCAGCTTACCAAGAATACGAGGAAAGCGCCGAATATAAACCCTTGTAGTTTTTGGCAAGCTTTTAGTAAGTAGGTACGGTAAACGTGAGAATCGAATTTCACTCTCGGTATGGCCCTTTGGTTGAACATTAAATTTTTGGTGTTCGATAATACCAAATAAAAATGAGAAAAATCAGTTAAAAAGACAAGACTGTGTAAAGAAAAAGCCCCTGTGATT is a genomic window containing:
- a CDS encoding SanA/YdcF family protein; amino-acid sequence: MKFDSHVYRTYLLKACQKLQGFIFGAFLVFLVSCAAIIAIDYWVSWQAEDRIIYDIDEVPEREVAVVLGTSKYLGRTLNDYYKYRIEAAIELFNREKVNQFLLSGDNAHRSYNEPWTMKRDLLKAGVPDERINLDYAGFRTLDSIVRAKKIFDTDNFLIITQKFHCERALFIANSYDIHAKCLAVSGPTHHSGMTIRLREVFARTKAFLDLYIIGTTPKFLGPKEPIQLNPKQESSPITLPIAGPAETDV